The following proteins are co-located in the Pseudomonas fluorescens genome:
- a CDS encoding LysR substrate-binding domain-containing protein: MSVSHAQLKAFHAVAVHGSFTQAAERLFLTQPAISDQVRKLEERFGVLLFHRNKRAVRLTDLGERLLGITQRLFVIEAEAEELLQDSRALLTGTLTLAVDAPVHVLPQIARFCQLYPGISVKIETGNTDESLFRLYNYQADLALLGRDVDDERLLSLPLPDEQLLAFVARNHPWAGRESICLADLDDTPLVLREIGSVTRQTLEQEMRQAGLRIRPAIQVEGREAAREAVVVGIGVGVVSAAELGADSRVYALPIRDCSQRMKETLVCLKEQSSRRVVATFLDIVRDSLR; the protein is encoded by the coding sequence ATGTCGGTTTCCCACGCCCAGCTCAAAGCCTTCCACGCCGTGGCCGTACACGGCAGTTTCACTCAGGCCGCTGAACGCCTGTTCCTGACGCAACCGGCGATTTCCGACCAGGTGCGCAAGCTCGAAGAACGCTTCGGCGTGCTGCTGTTTCACCGCAACAAACGCGCCGTGCGCCTCACCGACCTGGGCGAGCGTCTGCTCGGCATCACCCAGCGCCTGTTTGTGATCGAGGCCGAAGCCGAAGAACTGTTGCAAGACTCCCGCGCCCTGCTCACCGGCACCCTCACCCTGGCCGTGGACGCGCCCGTGCACGTGTTGCCGCAGATCGCACGCTTCTGCCAGTTGTATCCGGGGATCAGCGTGAAGATCGAAACCGGCAACACGGATGAATCGCTGTTTCGCCTGTACAACTACCAGGCCGACCTGGCCCTGCTGGGGCGCGATGTCGACGATGAACGCCTGCTGTCGTTGCCGCTGCCCGATGAGCAGCTACTCGCCTTTGTCGCGCGCAACCACCCGTGGGCCGGGCGTGAATCCATCTGCCTCGCCGACCTGGATGACACGCCGCTGGTACTGCGGGAAATCGGCTCGGTCACCCGTCAGACCCTGGAGCAGGAAATGCGTCAGGCCGGGCTGCGCATCCGCCCGGCGATCCAGGTGGAAGGCCGCGAAGCCGCGCGGGAGGCGGTGGTGGTGGGGATTGGTGTGGGCGTGGTGTCGGCAGCGGAACTCGGCGCCGACTCGCGGGTGTATGCCCTGCCGATCCGCGATTGCAGCCAGCGCATGAAGGAAACGCTGGTGTGCCTCAAGGAGCAGAGTTCGAGGCGGGTGGTGGCGACGTTTCTCGATATTGTGCGGGACAGTTTGCGCTGA
- a CDS encoding LysR substrate-binding domain-containing protein, with product MNLFQLRAFDAVAREGSFTRAAARLFISQPAVTGHIKALEEHYQIALLRRTARRVELTEEGTRLAAITRAIFGLVDEAQALLEANRQLLSGRLEVAADGPHLVMPMIASLRARYPGITVNLRLGNAQETLAALLSEHADVAVLTEVEPRNGLHLQPLSESRICALVPASHPWAALPKGIRLEQLNEVIMVLREPSSITRRTFDDACGAAGVQPKVLLELDSREAVTEAVAAELGVGVVSSMEVSQDPRVQAVTIQGDGLLNRHMLGCMERRRSLRLIQAFFELAS from the coding sequence ATGAATTTGTTTCAACTGCGTGCATTCGATGCCGTGGCCCGCGAGGGCAGCTTTACCCGTGCCGCCGCACGGCTGTTCATCAGCCAGCCGGCGGTGACCGGGCACATCAAGGCCCTGGAAGAGCACTACCAGATCGCGCTGTTGCGCCGTACCGCCCGGCGGGTGGAATTGACCGAGGAGGGCACGCGTCTGGCCGCGATCACTCGGGCAATTTTCGGCCTGGTGGATGAAGCGCAGGCGTTGCTCGAAGCCAATCGGCAGTTGCTCAGCGGACGCCTGGAAGTGGCCGCGGACGGCCCGCATCTGGTGATGCCGATGATCGCCAGCCTGCGTGCCCGTTACCCCGGCATCACCGTGAACCTGCGTCTGGGCAATGCCCAGGAAACCCTGGCGGCGCTGCTCTCCGAGCATGCGGATGTGGCGGTGCTGACGGAGGTGGAACCGCGCAATGGCCTGCACCTGCAGCCGTTGAGTGAGTCGCGGATTTGCGCGCTTGTCCCGGCCAGCCACCCGTGGGCGGCACTGCCCAAGGGCATTCGCCTGGAGCAGCTCAACGAGGTGATCATGGTATTGCGCGAGCCCAGCTCCATCACGCGGCGAACCTTCGATGATGCGTGTGGAGCTGCGGGTGTGCAGCCCAAGGTGCTGCTGGAACTGGACAGCCGCGAGGCGGTGACCGAAGCCGTGGCGGCCGAGTTGGGCGTGGGCGTGGTGTCGTCAATGGAAGTCAGCCAGGACCCGCGTGTGCAGGCCGTGACGATTCAGGGCGATGGGTTGTTGAACCGGCATATGCTCGGCTGTATGGAGCGGCGCCGCTCGTTGCGGCTGATTCAGGCGTTCTTTGAGTTGGCGTCTTGA
- a CDS encoding 2-aminoethylphosphonate--pyruvate transaminase: MSTAAPILLTPGPLTTSNRTRQAMMVDWGSWDDRFNQLTASVCTQLLAILHATDSHHCVPLQGSGTFAVEAAIGTLVPRNGKVLVLINGAYGKRLAKICEVLGRDFSTFETAEDEPTTAADVDRLLHADPAITHVALIHCETSTGILNPLPDIAQVVKQHDKRLIIDAMSSFGALAIDAREVPFDALIAASGKCLEGVPGMGFVFADKQALAGAQGNCHSLAMDLFDQHNYMAKTGQWRFTPPTHVVAALHEALLQYQEEGGLPARHQRYADNCQALLDGMAALGLRSFLPATIQAPIIVTFHAPKDPRYQFKDFYERVKAKGFILYPGKLTQVETFRVGCIGHVDAQGMQAAVEAIGQVLQEMEVLDI; encoded by the coding sequence ATGAGCACTGCCGCGCCGATCCTGCTAACCCCTGGCCCCTTGACGACTTCGAACCGCACCCGTCAGGCAATGATGGTGGATTGGGGGTCATGGGATGACCGCTTCAACCAACTGACCGCCAGCGTCTGCACACAATTGCTGGCGATCCTGCACGCCACCGACAGCCACCACTGCGTGCCCCTGCAAGGCAGCGGCACCTTTGCCGTCGAAGCGGCCATTGGCACCCTCGTGCCGCGCAACGGCAAGGTACTGGTGCTGATCAACGGCGCCTACGGCAAGCGCCTGGCGAAGATCTGCGAAGTGCTCGGCCGCGACTTCAGCACCTTCGAAACCGCTGAAGACGAACCCACTACCGCCGCCGACGTCGACCGCCTGCTGCACGCCGACCCGGCGATCACTCACGTCGCGTTGATCCACTGCGAAACCAGCACCGGCATTCTCAACCCGCTGCCGGACATCGCGCAGGTGGTTAAACAGCACGATAAACGCCTGATCATCGACGCCATGAGTTCCTTCGGCGCTCTGGCGATCGACGCACGCGAAGTGCCGTTTGACGCGCTGATCGCCGCCTCGGGCAAGTGCCTGGAAGGCGTGCCGGGCATGGGCTTTGTCTTCGCCGACAAACAGGCACTGGCGGGCGCCCAAGGCAACTGCCATTCCCTGGCAATGGACTTGTTCGACCAGCACAACTACATGGCCAAGACCGGCCAATGGCGCTTCACCCCGCCGACCCACGTGGTCGCCGCGCTGCACGAAGCCTTGCTGCAATACCAGGAAGAAGGCGGCCTGCCCGCACGCCATCAACGCTATGCCGACAACTGCCAGGCACTGCTCGACGGCATGGCCGCACTCGGCCTGCGCAGCTTCCTGCCAGCCACCATCCAGGCGCCGATCATCGTCACCTTCCATGCGCCAAAAGACCCGCGCTACCAGTTCAAGGACTTCTACGAGCGGGTCAAGGCCAAGGGTTTCATTCTCTACCCCGGCAAATTGACCCAAGTGGAAACCTTCCGCGTCGGCTGCATCGGCCACGTTGACGCGCAGGGCATGCAGGCGGCGGTCGAGGCGATCGGCCAGGTGCTGCAAGAAATGGAAGTGCTGGACATCTGA
- the phnX gene encoding phosphonoacetaldehyde hydrolase translates to MNYQNPNTLQAVILDWAGTVVDFGSFAPTQIFVEAFAEFDVQVSIEEARGPMGMGKWDHIRTLCDQPQVAERYRKAFGRTPTDDDVTSIYQRFMPLQIEKIAEHSALIPGALDTIARLRVQGIKIGSCSGYPKQVMDKVVALAATNGYIADHVVATDEVPNGRPWPAQALANVIALGIDDVAACVKVDDTVPGILEGRRAGMWTVALTCSGNALGLTYEQFRDLDAAALASERTRIEKLFEGSRPHYLIDTINDLPAVITDINQRLARGEMPQSH, encoded by the coding sequence ATGAACTATCAAAACCCCAACACCCTCCAGGCCGTGATCCTCGACTGGGCCGGCACCGTGGTCGACTTCGGCTCTTTCGCGCCCACGCAGATCTTTGTCGAGGCGTTTGCCGAGTTCGACGTGCAAGTCTCCATCGAAGAAGCCCGTGGCCCGATGGGCATGGGCAAGTGGGACCATATCCGCACGCTCTGCGACCAACCGCAGGTCGCCGAACGCTACCGCAAAGCCTTTGGCCGCACGCCGACCGATGACGATGTGACCTCGATCTACCAGCGTTTCATGCCCTTGCAGATCGAGAAAATCGCCGAGCACTCGGCCTTGATCCCCGGTGCCCTCGACACCATCGCCCGCCTGCGTGTGCAAGGCATCAAGATCGGCTCCTGCTCCGGCTACCCCAAACAGGTGATGGACAAGGTGGTCGCCCTGGCCGCCACCAACGGCTACATCGCCGACCACGTGGTCGCCACCGACGAAGTGCCCAACGGCCGCCCGTGGCCCGCCCAGGCACTGGCCAACGTGATCGCGCTGGGCATTGACGATGTGGCAGCGTGCGTGAAGGTCGACGATACCGTACCGGGCATCCTCGAAGGCCGTCGCGCCGGCATGTGGACCGTGGCACTGACCTGCTCCGGCAATGCGCTGGGCCTGACCTACGAGCAATTTCGTGACCTGGACGCCGCCGCCCTGGCCAGCGAGCGCACACGCATCGAGAAGTTGTTCGAGGGTTCGCGACCGCACTACCTGATCGACACCATCAACGACCTGCCTGCGGTGATCACCGACATCAACCAGCGCCTGGCGCGCGGTGAAATGCCGCAAAGCCACTGA
- a CDS encoding cytochrome b, with protein sequence MPWKNSDTRYSTMSIALHWLMVVLLAVVYACIEFRGVFPKGSGGRALIVEMHYMFGLTVFVLVWLRLFARTLGVAPKIVPAPPQWQSALATLMHLALYLFMIGMPIFGWLIVSAQGHSVMFYGIELPPLIGENKDLSKQIKEWHELGGTVGYWLIGLHAVAGLYHHYFMRDNTVLRMMPKR encoded by the coding sequence ATGCCGTGGAAAAATTCCGATACGCGCTACAGCACCATGTCGATTGCACTGCACTGGTTGATGGTGGTGCTGCTGGCGGTGGTTTACGCCTGCATTGAGTTTCGCGGGGTCTTTCCCAAAGGCAGTGGCGGGCGGGCTCTGATTGTAGAAATGCACTACATGTTCGGCCTGACCGTGTTTGTGCTGGTATGGCTGCGCCTGTTTGCACGTACCTTGGGCGTTGCACCGAAGATCGTGCCGGCACCGCCGCAATGGCAATCGGCACTGGCGACACTGATGCATCTGGCGCTGTACCTGTTCATGATCGGCATGCCGATTTTCGGCTGGCTGATCGTCAGTGCCCAAGGCCATTCCGTGATGTTCTACGGGATCGAGTTGCCGCCCTTGATTGGCGAAAACAAAGACCTGTCCAAGCAGATCAAGGAATGGCACGAGCTGGGCGGCACCGTCGGTTATTGGCTGATCGGCCTGCATGCCGTGGCCGGCCTGTATCACCATTACTTCATGCGCGATAACACCGTGTTACGCATGATGCCTAAGCGCTAG
- a CDS encoding 1-aminocyclopropane-1-carboxylate deaminase/D-cysteine desulfhydrase, translated as MGPFDWLPRAPLEPLPLDWLNGVELAVLRLDRIDPLISGNKWFKLTQHLADAQQAGADGIISLGGAHSNHLHALAAAGKRFDFPTVGLLRGHPQDTPTILDLKAFGMQLHWLGYGGYRARHDAGFWRPWREQYPHLYPVPEGGGGTAGARGCGVLLEQARAQLNALGWADYHAWWLAAGTGTTLAGLALAEAGVHPVFGALAVPDDHGVAQNVQAIVQHGYELLDASRGGFAKVDPLLLNFIQATEQACGLPLEPLYTGKALLALKQQIEAGRFAPGTRVIFVHTGGLQGRRSLQS; from the coding sequence ATGGGTCCTTTCGACTGGCTTCCCCGTGCTCCACTTGAACCCTTGCCGCTGGATTGGCTGAACGGGGTCGAGTTGGCCGTGCTACGGCTGGACCGCATCGACCCACTGATCAGCGGCAACAAGTGGTTCAAGCTCACCCAGCACCTGGCCGACGCGCAACAGGCCGGGGCCGATGGGATCATCAGCCTTGGCGGCGCGCACTCCAACCATCTGCACGCGCTGGCGGCGGCCGGCAAGCGGTTTGATTTCCCCACCGTCGGCCTGTTGCGCGGCCATCCTCAAGACACGCCCACCATCCTTGATCTGAAAGCCTTCGGCATGCAGCTGCATTGGCTGGGGTATGGCGGTTATCGCGCGCGTCACGACGCCGGTTTCTGGCGGCCATGGCGCGAACAGTATCCGCACCTCTATCCCGTGCCCGAGGGCGGCGGCGGAACGGCCGGTGCAAGGGGGTGCGGGGTGTTGCTTGAGCAGGCGCGCGCGCAACTGAACGCGCTTGGTTGGGCTGATTACCACGCGTGGTGGTTGGCTGCGGGCACCGGCACCACACTGGCCGGGCTGGCGCTGGCAGAGGCGGGTGTGCATCCGGTATTCGGCGCCTTGGCGGTGCCGGATGATCACGGAGTTGCGCAGAACGTGCAGGCCATTGTGCAGCACGGCTATGAACTGCTGGACGCGAGCCGCGGTGGCTTCGCCAAGGTCGACCCGTTATTACTCAATTTTATCCAGGCCACGGAACAGGCATGCGGCCTACCATTAGAGCCGCTTTATACCGGCAAGGCCTTGCTGGCGTTGAAGCAACAGATCGAGGCCGGACGCTTCGCCCCCGGCACTCGCGTGATCTTCGTGCACACCGGCGGCCTGCAAGGCCGCCGGAGCCTGCAGAGCTAG
- a CDS encoding NADPH-dependent 2,4-dienoyl-CoA reductase — MTAAAYPHLLAPLDLGFTTLRNRTLMGSMHTGLEEKPGGFERMAAYFAERARGGVGLMVTGGIGPNDEGGVYAGAAKLTTDEEAQKHKIVTQAVHEAGGKICMQILHAGRYAYSPKQVAPSAIQAPINPFKPKELDEEGIEKQIQDFVTCSLLAQVAEYDGVEIMGSEGYFINQFLAAHTNHRTDRWGGSYENRMRLAVDIVRRVREAVGPNFIIIFRLSMLDLVEGGSTWEEIVQLAKAIEQAGATLINTGIGWHEARIPTIATKVPRGAFSKVTAKLRGSVKIPLITTNRINTPEIAEQILAEGDADMVSMARPFLADPEFVNKAAAGRGDEINTCIGCNQACLDHTFGGKLTTCLVNPRACYETELNYLPVKQIKKIAVVGAGPAGLAAATVAAERGHQVTLFDSASEIGGQFNIAKRVPGKEEFFETLRYFKRKLQTTHVELCLNTRVDVAQLAAGGYDEIILATGIAPRTPAIPGVDNAKVLSYLDVILARKPVGKRVAVIGAGGIGFDVCEFLVHEGVSTSLDREAFWKEWGIDTQLQARGGVAGIQPQPHAPAREVFLLQRKSSKVGDGLGKTTGWIHRTGLKNKRVQMLNSVEYLKIDDEGLHVRIGAEGEPQVLAVDTIVICAGQDPLRELHDGLVAAGQNVHLIGGADVAAELDAKRAINQGSRLAAEL, encoded by the coding sequence ATGACCGCTGCTGCCTACCCGCACCTGCTGGCCCCGTTGGACCTGGGTTTTACCACCTTGCGCAACCGCACCCTGATGGGGTCGATGCACACTGGCCTGGAAGAAAAACCCGGTGGTTTCGAACGCATGGCCGCCTATTTTGCCGAGCGCGCCCGTGGCGGCGTCGGCCTGATGGTCACCGGCGGTATCGGCCCGAACGATGAAGGTGGCGTGTACGCCGGTGCAGCCAAACTGACCACCGACGAAGAAGCACAAAAGCACAAGATCGTGACCCAGGCGGTGCACGAGGCTGGCGGCAAGATCTGCATGCAGATCCTCCACGCCGGCCGTTATGCCTACAGCCCCAAGCAGGTCGCACCCAGCGCGATTCAAGCGCCGATCAACCCATTCAAACCCAAGGAGCTGGACGAGGAAGGCATCGAGAAGCAGATCCAGGATTTTGTCACCTGCTCGCTGCTGGCCCAGGTCGCCGAGTATGACGGCGTGGAAATCATGGGTTCCGAAGGCTACTTCATTAACCAGTTCCTCGCCGCTCACACCAATCATCGCACCGACCGTTGGGGCGGCAGCTACGAAAACCGCATGCGCCTGGCGGTGGACATTGTGCGTCGCGTGCGCGAAGCCGTCGGCCCGAACTTCATCATTATCTTCCGCCTGTCGATGCTCGACCTGGTGGAAGGCGGCAGCACTTGGGAAGAGATCGTGCAATTGGCCAAGGCCATCGAACAGGCCGGTGCGACGCTGATCAACACCGGTATCGGCTGGCACGAAGCGCGTATCCCGACCATTGCCACTAAAGTGCCGCGTGGCGCGTTCAGTAAAGTCACCGCCAAGCTGCGCGGCTCGGTGAAGATTCCGCTGATCACCACCAACCGCATCAACACCCCGGAAATCGCCGAGCAGATCCTCGCCGAGGGCGATGCCGATATGGTGTCGATGGCGCGGCCGTTCCTGGCCGACCCGGAGTTCGTCAACAAGGCCGCTGCCGGCCGTGGGGATGAAATCAACACCTGTATCGGCTGCAACCAGGCCTGCCTGGACCATACGTTTGGCGGCAAGTTGACCACCTGCCTGGTCAACCCGCGCGCGTGCTACGAGACCGAGCTCAACTACCTGCCGGTGAAACAGATCAAGAAGATCGCTGTGGTCGGTGCCGGTCCTGCCGGCCTGGCGGCGGCCACCGTGGCGGCTGAGCGCGGTCATCAAGTGACGCTGTTCGATTCCGCCAGCGAGATCGGCGGCCAGTTCAATATCGCCAAGCGGGTGCCCGGTAAGGAAGAGTTTTTTGAAACCCTGCGCTACTTCAAGCGCAAGTTGCAGACCACCCATGTCGAGCTGTGCCTCAACACCCGTGTGGATGTCGCGCAACTGGCGGCGGGCGGCTATGACGAAATTATTCTGGCCACCGGCATTGCGCCGCGCACGCCGGCCATCCCGGGGGTCGATAACGCCAAGGTGTTGAGCTACCTCGACGTGATCCTGGCGCGCAAACCGGTGGGTAAGCGCGTGGCGGTGATTGGCGCCGGCGGTATCGGTTTCGACGTCTGCGAGTTTCTGGTGCATGAAGGCGTCTCCACCAGCCTGGACCGCGAGGCGTTCTGGAAAGAGTGGGGCATCGACACCCAACTGCAAGCCCGTGGTGGCGTGGCAGGCATCCAGCCGCAGCCCCATGCACCGGCGCGCGAAGTGTTCCTGCTGCAGCGCAAGAGCTCCAAGGTCGGCGATGGCCTGGGTAAAACCACCGGCTGGATCCACCGCACGGGCTTGAAGAACAAGCGGGTGCAGATGCTCAACAGCGTCGAATACTTGAAGATCGATGACGAGGGCTTGCATGTCCGCATCGGCGCCGAGGGTGAACCTCAGGTGTTGGCGGTGGACACTATCGTCATCTGCGCCGGGCAGGATCCGTTGCGCGAACTGCACGATGGCCTGGTCGCCGCGGGCCAGAACGTGCACCTGATCGGCGGCGCCGATGTGGCCGCCGAGCTGGATGCCAAGCGCGCCATCAACCAGGGCTCGCGTCTGGCTGCCGAGCTGTAA
- a CDS encoding carbon-nitrogen hydrolase family protein — translation MRKLLAFTVTMALVAAVAAYLVWTQERPVAHYLSDLRITLAINEGQPADRGNLLGIQPELFPADYQSLERLHLKLAAYLQNARDQGLINDKTIVVLPEHIGTWLMLSGEKNELYQAVHLKDAMNWLSASNPLQFARAWISATGDNRMDDAYLRMKAPAMARDYQALFGGLAKEFGVTLVAGSIALPNPSVSQGQLQVGHGALYNASLVFGADGLPVGQPQRQFYPIYDERGFIEPGDENIVSVVDTPAGRLGILIGSDSWYPDNYRKLNEQGAQLVAVPAFVTGRDTWDRPWRGFKSVSTPQEISLKPEELSEGEAWRRLTLISQQPISQANAGMSVFLRGQFWDLGTAGHSFLSSNGHVVTGNDARGARLLNIWL, via the coding sequence ATGCGTAAACTTCTAGCGTTCACCGTCACCATGGCCTTGGTTGCCGCCGTCGCCGCGTATCTGGTCTGGACCCAGGAGCGCCCTGTGGCGCATTACCTGTCGGACCTGCGCATCACCCTGGCCATCAACGAAGGCCAACCCGCCGATCGTGGCAACTTGCTGGGTATCCAGCCGGAGCTGTTTCCCGCTGATTATCAAAGCCTGGAACGCCTGCACCTGAAGCTCGCGGCTTACCTGCAAAACGCGCGGGACCAAGGCTTGATCAACGACAAGACGATTGTCGTGCTGCCGGAACACATCGGCACCTGGCTGATGCTCAGCGGCGAGAAGAACGAGCTGTACCAGGCGGTTCACCTGAAAGATGCAATGAATTGGCTGTCGGCCAGCAACCCGTTGCAATTCGCCCGCGCGTGGATCAGCGCCACGGGCGATAACCGCATGGACGACGCTTACCTGCGCATGAAAGCACCGGCCATGGCCCGCGACTATCAGGCGCTGTTTGGCGGCCTGGCCAAAGAATTCGGGGTCACGCTGGTGGCCGGCTCTATCGCCCTGCCCAACCCGAGTGTCAGTCAGGGGCAACTGCAGGTCGGGCATGGCGCGTTATATAACGCCAGCCTGGTGTTTGGTGCGGACGGTTTGCCGGTCGGCCAGCCACAGCGCCAGTTCTACCCGATCTACGACGAGCGCGGCTTTATCGAGCCGGGCGATGAGAACATCGTCAGCGTGGTCGACACCCCGGCCGGGCGCCTGGGCATCCTGATCGGCAGCGACAGTTGGTACCCGGACAACTACCGCAAACTCAACGAGCAAGGCGCGCAATTGGTCGCAGTGCCCGCCTTTGTGACCGGCCGCGACACCTGGGACCGTCCATGGCGCGGTTTCAAAAGCGTTTCCACGCCGCAGGAAATCAGCCTCAAACCCGAAGAACTCAGCGAAGGCGAAGCCTGGCGCCGCCTCACCCTGATCAGCCAACAGCCGATCAGCCAGGCAAACGCCGGGATGAGCGTATTCCTGCGCGGGCAATTCTGGGACCTGGGCACCGCCGGGCACAGCTTCCTCAGCAGCAACGGGCACGTCGTCACAGGCAATGACGCCCGTGGCGCGCGCCTGCTGAATATCTGGTTGTAG
- a CDS encoding AraC family transcriptional regulator: protein MKPVRLGDLSVGFVHTLADAIQSHSLDPQPLLLQYGLDPARLAEAGARLSIPRYMRLGHAAIQLTGDPGLGLRMGQLSRLSQAGLAGVTAAQAPNVREAARTLTRFEALYGSNYRGQSSFHEDPEGAWLRFYSISPYNAYNRFVVDSIIAGWLQQLSSVAQQPVQAQRIEIEFEAPAYSEQYGVLGDSPIHFGAEANQLRLNQQTLALRNPQHCPSTWHLLLTLCEHELEQLTRTRSLRERITRLLGPMLNGGREPDLEEVAARLKLPTWTLRRKLAEEGTQFRAILNDTRRDLAMTYIRDTELAFGEIAYLLGFASAQAFQRAFRRWNNQTPGEFRRSQRHSA, encoded by the coding sequence GTGAAGCCGGTGCGCCTGGGCGATCTTTCGGTGGGCTTCGTGCACACCCTGGCGGACGCCATTCAAAGCCACAGCCTGGACCCGCAACCACTGCTGCTGCAATACGGCCTGGACCCGGCGCGCCTCGCCGAAGCCGGTGCGCGCCTGTCGATTCCGCGCTACATGCGCCTGGGCCATGCCGCCATCCAACTGACCGGCGACCCCGGCCTGGGGCTGCGCATGGGCCAACTGAGTCGTCTGAGCCAGGCCGGGCTGGCCGGAGTGACTGCCGCACAGGCACCGAATGTGCGAGAAGCGGCGCGAACATTGACGCGTTTTGAAGCGCTGTACGGCTCCAACTACCGCGGCCAATCAAGCTTTCACGAAGACCCCGAGGGCGCCTGGCTGCGTTTCTATTCCATCAGCCCTTACAACGCCTACAACCGCTTTGTGGTGGATTCGATCATCGCCGGCTGGCTGCAGCAATTGTCGAGCGTGGCACAGCAACCGGTGCAGGCACAGCGCATCGAGATCGAGTTTGAAGCCCCGGCGTACAGCGAACAGTACGGTGTACTCGGTGACAGCCCGATCCACTTCGGCGCCGAGGCCAATCAATTGCGCCTCAACCAGCAGACCCTGGCCCTGCGTAACCCGCAGCACTGCCCCAGTACCTGGCACCTGTTGTTGACGTTATGTGAACACGAGTTGGAGCAGTTGACCCGCACGCGCAGCCTGCGCGAGCGCATCACCCGGTTGCTCGGGCCGATGCTCAATGGCGGCCGGGAGCCCGACCTGGAAGAAGTGGCGGCACGCCTGAAGCTGCCTACCTGGACGCTGCGCCGCAAACTGGCCGAAGAAGGCACTCAGTTTCGCGCGATTCTCAACGACACCCGCCGCGACTTGGCCATGACCTACATTCGCGATACGGAGCTGGCGTTCGGCGAGATCGCCTACTTGCTCGGTTTTGCCTCAGCCCAGGCCTTTCAACGGGCGTTCCGGCGGTGGAACAACCAGACCCCAGGGGAATTTCGCCGCAGTCAGCGGCATTCCGCCTGA
- a CDS encoding DUF2242 domain-containing protein — protein MSTSFHLRSLGLALVLAGAAGCSSPKTAIYEHENFDDSGTFSRDYPVSDAAACEAARRALLSQGYIITSSDPKLVVGNKSFQQTGETHLQISFNVVCADDGKGNNHSTMFANALQDRYALKKVNNSASLGVGVLGSVSMPIGSTDDSMVKVASETVSAPKFYERYFSLVDVFLPQEVKKAAHIPETPKAELGVPEPKAAPVAEKVETPTETPATPAASEPVATPPEAAPIAPKAEPAATPAAEPAPAPTNPNLPAPTEAIPPLPTPSQ, from the coding sequence ATGTCGACATCATTTCACTTGCGTAGCCTCGGGCTGGCGCTGGTGCTGGCGGGCGCCGCGGGCTGCTCGTCACCCAAGACCGCCATTTACGAACATGAGAATTTCGACGACTCCGGCACGTTCTCCCGTGATTACCCGGTCAGCGACGCGGCAGCCTGCGAGGCTGCGCGGCGCGCGCTGTTGAGCCAGGGCTACATCATCACCAGCAGCGATCCAAAGCTGGTCGTGGGTAACAAGAGTTTCCAGCAGACCGGCGAAACCCACCTGCAGATCAGTTTCAACGTGGTCTGCGCCGATGATGGCAAAGGCAATAACCACTCGACGATGTTTGCCAACGCCTTGCAGGATCGCTACGCGCTGAAAAAGGTCAACAACTCCGCTAGCCTCGGTGTGGGTGTGTTGGGCTCGGTGTCGATGCCGATTGGCTCCACCGATGACTCGATGGTGAAGGTGGCGAGCGAGACGGTTTCGGCGCCGAAGTTCTATGAGCGTTACTTCTCGCTCGTGGATGTATTCCTGCCGCAAGAAGTGAAGAAGGCTGCGCATATTCCAGAGACGCCAAAGGCGGAGCTGGGCGTGCCGGAGCCGAAAGCGGCGCCGGTTGCTGAAAAGGTTGAGACGCCAACGGAAACACCGGCAACGCCTGCCGCTTCGGAGCCGGTTGCCACGCCACCGGAGGCGGCACCGATTGCGCCCAAAGCAGAGCCTGCCGCAACGCCTGCCGCTGAGCCTGCCCCTGCGCCGACCAATCCAAACCTGCCGGCGCCCACAGAGGCGATTCCGCCCCTGCCAACCCCTTCGCAGTAA